CAGTTCACGACTACGGCCAGGAATTTCCGTCGACTCGTATGTTTTCGGGTCGTTCTTTAAAGCTGCCGGGTAGACGACAGAGTCACGGTGTGCCAGCCACGTGTCGTAGCGTTTCGTGAACTCGCTCCACGTAGGCATGACCTCCGCGACAGAAGGATTGTTCGACAGATCCGCAATGATTTTCTTCACGTCGGCGTCATTGGTCGTGTACTTCTTCTGCAGAGTTTGGGTTTCTTCTGCGGAGCGAGCAGCCGAAATGCTCGACAACAGACCACGGATAAACAGTTGTTTGCGGCGCAGCAGGTTGAGCGGGTCACGGATTTCCTGCAAATCCCGAACACTTTCAGTTCGCTGCACTGTCTGCTGACCTGCGTACACATTCACGCCCGTAATCACGATCGCGACCAGTGACATCACCGCCACAATGGCCATGAACTTGCGGGAAAGAGGAAGATTCGCGAGCCATGGAGGAGTGCGGCCTTCTCTGGCCTGATCCACGGTGCTGGCAGGAAGCGACATGACAGGGAGAGTCCTCTCGAAAAGTGAGCACCAATGTGTGGTGATGCAGGTCTTCTTCATATCGGTGTTTCAGAAAAGTTTCTGAGATGTCAGAACTGCCAAGAGAGCATCAGCAGAAGGACACTCACACCACGGCTGTCATCGCCGATGAGATCCACGACCCTGCCCCCAGATCTTTCATGCCCGGAAGATCGACCGGCTGCGAAAGATGGAGATGGCGCATGCGCGAGCAGACAAAAGCAAAATCCCGGTGGACGGGCATTAAGGCGCAGATCGGTGTGATCGGGGCAGTGGGCATCATCGGGATGATTCTTCTTGGCATCAGCGCACTCATCGCTGTGGGGCAACAGCGTTCCCTTTCCGATGAGATCGAAGCTCTGCGGGATGTCAACCGCAAAGTCGAAGCCATCCGTTACGCCAACGCAGACGTCAGCGGCTGGCAGGCTTTTTATGTCTGGGACACGCGTCGAAAAGATCCAGCCGAGGCTGTCGCTGGTGGGGAAGACACCAACCGTGGCTCATACCTTGCCGCGACCGAAGATCTGAAAAAACAACTCGCCGCGTTCCCTGTCGATCAACTCAGCACACAAGAACGTGCTCATTGGGACGCCATGACCGCAGCGTGGAAACAATTCTTCGACGCGGATGCGCGTGCAGTGGCTCTGTACCGAACCAAAACACCAGCAAACCTCGATAAAGCTGACGAAATCATCGACGATTCAGAAACCCCCGGTACCGCTGCACACGCCTACGACATCATCGACAACAACGGCAAAGCCCTCTTCACATCGGTGCGCGCCCGCTCAGCAGAAAAACAAAAAGACGTAGCTAAAGTCGCCACCACGATGAGCTGGATTTTCGCGGTCGTTCTAGTGCTGGCAATCGCGCTTCTGGCATTCACCGTGTATCGAGTGTCCCGCCGCATTTTCGGAAACATCAGCGCCGTACTTGAAAGCGTGAGTGCTCTCAGCCGCGGTGACCTCACCGTCCCCTCGGTGCCGACCTCGCAAGACGAACTGGGGCGGATGGCCCTAGCTATCGAGGACGCCCGCCTATCGATGCGTGAAGTGATCTCTGAAGTAACGGTTGCTTCCACTGCCGTCTCTGGATCATCGAGCCGACTAGCTCAAATTGCAGAAGAGTTCGGGGAAACCTCAACCGCTGTTGCTGAGGGAATGCAGCGAGTCTCTCAAGGAACCGCAGGAGTTAGCGATCAGGTCCAGGCCGTCGCCGCCGGTGCCGAAGAAATGACAGCTTCCATTCGAGAGATCGCCAAGAACGCTGAAGCGGCCGCAGGTGTTGCCGGTCGTGCCGTTGCCGCTACCGAGATGACCAACCGCACCATCGCCAAACTCGGTGAAAGTTCCATCCAGATCGACTCGGTGATCAAATCCATTGGGACCATCGCCAACCAAACCAACCAGCTCGCGCTGAACGCCACGATCGAATCTGCGCGCGCCGGAGAAGCAGGTAGAGGGTTCGCTGTGGTGGCTGGTGAGGTGAAAGATCTCGCGCGGGAAACT
This region of Dermatophilus congolensis genomic DNA includes:
- a CDS encoding methyl-accepting chemotaxis protein, which translates into the protein MREQTKAKSRWTGIKAQIGVIGAVGIIGMILLGISALIAVGQQRSLSDEIEALRDVNRKVEAIRYANADVSGWQAFYVWDTRRKDPAEAVAGGEDTNRGSYLAATEDLKKQLAAFPVDQLSTQERAHWDAMTAAWKQFFDADARAVALYRTKTPANLDKADEIIDDSETPGTAAHAYDIIDNNGKALFTSVRARSAEKQKDVAKVATTMSWIFAVVLVLAIALLAFTVYRVSRRIFGNISAVLESVSALSRGDLTVPSVPTSQDELGRMALAIEDARLSMREVISEVTVASTAVSGSSSRLAQIAEEFGETSTAVAEGMQRVSQGTAGVSDQVQAVAAGAEEMTASIREIAKNAEAAAGVAGRAVAATEMTNRTIAKLGESSIQIDSVIKSIGTIANQTNQLALNATIESARAGEAGRGFAVVAGEVKDLARETSTATQDISRRITEIQEDTAAAVAAIEQISMIIRQIDDTQSTIASAVEEQTATTNEMGANIHRTANDTTGISRELAALVDRAGQSSTVALTAADSARELADEATTLNTLVSRFRL